From the genome of Psychrilyobacter atlanticus DSM 19335, one region includes:
- a CDS encoding PqqD family protein, which yields MKKNEENFLDIVPVKLHLDCKRQDGNIHLVFTHTSFLQKTLRWMTKKSNTSTLELDGLGSLVWENIDGKNTIYDIINILLETEEDTYESMQERVFMFIRILKNRKIIAFKEFD from the coding sequence ATGAAAAAAAATGAAGAAAATTTTCTAGATATTGTCCCTGTAAAACTTCATTTGGATTGTAAAAGGCAGGATGGAAACATCCATCTTGTCTTTACCCATACTAGTTTTCTTCAAAAAACTTTGAGGTGGATGACTAAAAAATCTAATACCAGTACTTTGGAATTGGATGGATTAGGTAGTTTAGTCTGGGAGAATATCGATGGAAAAAATACAATATATGATATCATTAATATTCTTTTGGAAACAGAGGAAGATACATATGAATCTATGCAAGAGAGAGTATTTATGTTTATCAGAATATTAAAAAATAGAAAAATAATTGCTTTTAAAGAATTTGATTAG